The segment CGCTGCTGCGCCCGCCGCCCCGCCCCGAGGCATGGAGACTCTTCGGAGTCTCCATGCCCTCATCTGCAAGCTCTGACCGCTACCGAAAGGCAGACACCATGTCCAGTTCACCCCGGAATTGCTGTATCAACCCCAGCATCCTCTCGGCTGACTTCGTCAACCTCGAAGCCGAGCTTGCCCGCATCGGCAACGCCGATGCCGTTCACGTGGATGTCATGGACAACCACTTCGTGCCGAACCTCACGATCGGGCTGCCCGTCGTGGAGCGGCTGCAAAAAGTCAGTCCCGTTCCGCTGGATGCCCACTTGATGATTTCCAATGTCGACCGTTGGGCGCCCCAGTTCGCCGACGCCGGCCTGCACTCGGTCACGTTCCACGTCGAGGCGTCCGATGCCCCCATCAAACTCGCCCGTGAGCTACGCGCACGAGGAGCCAAGGCAGGCATGGCACTGCGCCCGGCCACCCCGGTCGAACCGTACCTGGACATGCTCCCCGAACTGGACATGCTGCTGATCATGACCGTAGAACCTGGTTTCGGCGGCCAGGCATTCCTGGACGTCATGCTCCCCAAGATCCGCCGCGCCCGCGCCGCGGTCGAGGGCTCCGGGGTGAACGTCGCCATCCAAGTTGATGGCGGCATCACCGAGGAAACCATCACCCGCGCCGCCGAGGCCGGCGCCAACGTCTTCGTGGCCGGATCAGCCGTCTACGGCAAACCCTCACCCGCCGACGCCATCGAGGCACTCCGGGCCAAGGGCCAACTCGCCTTCGCCTCCAAAACAACCACCCCCGAACCCCGGAAAGCCTGAAGGACAACCCATGCGCGTTCACATCGCAACCGACCACGCAGGTATGGAACTAAGCTCGCACCTCATCACCACACTCTCCGCCCACGGCTACGAAATGGTGGACCACGGACCCGCAGCCTACGACGCCGAAGACGACTACCCGGCCTTCTGCATTAACGCCGCTACTGCCGTCGTGGCCGACCAAGCCGCGGGCGTGGACGCCCTCGGCATAGTACTCGGCGGCTCAGGCAACGGCGAGCAAATCGCCGCGAACAAAGTCAAAGGCGTCCGCGCGGCCCTGGCCTGGAACCTGGACACCGCCAAACTCGCCCGCCAACACAACAACGCCAACGTCGTCGCAGTCGGCGGACGCCAACACACAGTCCACGAAGCCACCGAACTGATCAAAGCATTCCTGACCGAACCATTCACCAACGCCGAACGCCACGAACGCCGCATCGGCCAGATCGCCACCTACGAAACCACCGGCGAAATCACCAACTAAACCAGCGCTCCACCCAGGGACCCGGTGCGGGTTCCGCCAAAGCGGAATGGATTCTGGGCAGGCCGAGAGTAGGAACTCAACGGCACCCGACTTTCTACGCACCCAGAACCGTATCGACGCGATCCTCGCAGTGAGTGGAGAGGGCACCCTAACTACAGCCCCGCATCGCAGAAGAGGCTGAAATAGGCACGGTCGGTGGCGAGGAAGCCGGCGTCGACCTTCGGCAACGTCCACGGCTTCTACAAGCCGGGCAACGGCAAGGACAAGCCGTTTGATCTGGTGCTCCACAGCGGCTCGGGTTCCACCGTGCAGGAGATCGCGGAAGCCGCAAAGCATCTCGGCTCGGTAGGCAAGACCTTCTAATGTCCGACAAATTCCACAAGAACCTGATGGGTCCCGAACCGACTCTCCTGCCCGCCGAAACCAAAGTCCGCAAGGTGGCATAGTCGTCGGCGGACCCGTGTACGGTGACCAGGTCGGCACCGGCTTTGAAGGCGATGTCGGCTTCTAGTTCTTGGCATCCATGGTCTTGAGGTCGGCGAGGACGATCTTGTCCGGGTGCGCCGCCTTGACGCCGGTGACGGCGGAGAACCCGGCGGCCTCGATCAGGGGCACGATCACCGGAGGCAGGTTCAGCCTGCCGAGGAGGCGAGCAGTTCGGTCTTGCCGTGCTTCTGCTTGCGCTGGAGATCGTGGACTCGCTGGTTGCGGGGATCGGCGATGAGTGCCTTCTTCAAGCGGTTTCAAGCGGTCGCTGTGCATACGGTCCCGGCAGAGCTCAGTCCGCAACGCCTTCCCACGTGCGCTCAGCCATGCAATGTCCGTTCACTCATGCCGCTTTGCCCTCCTCCACGAGTAGAAGCTGAGGTCTGCCTTCGAGGATTCCCAATACTTGAGGGACGTCGATCACGCCTGCGGCGAGCATGTTGCGGAGCAGGTACGCGGCTTGCGCGAGACGCCGCTCTGCCTCGTTCATGCCGCCACCTTCTTCGGGAGGCCGAAATGCGAATAGACGATCGTGGTGAGCGGTGTGAGGTAGCTCCGGGCCGTCTCGTGCGCCCAGATCCGGTCGTCAGCCGTGGCATAGGCCTCGCCGGCCAGTTCGAGGGCGTCGTCTTCGACGGTGACGAGATCCAAGGGAACTTGGAGTTTCATGATGTTGCTTCTTTCTGCAGGGAACTGCGGTTGGTGTGCATCCATCGTCCAGCCATTTGCGGGTAGGGGATACGCTAATTCAGGATGGTCAAAACTACCTTTTTGGGTGGGCCGCCTGGGTCGTCCAATTACGTGGGCTAAATGAATGAGCCCACAGCGCAAGACGACCGAGTCCGGGCTGTGGTGGCCGCTCCTTCGTTTCATTGCCCGGATCTCGGGCGCGGCGCTCTCGCGAATAGCCGGCCGGCGAACCAGCAGATCAGAGGCCAGTGCCGTACGGACCGGCAAAACGCCCACCGCCATCTGCTCCTTACCCTCGGCGCGGCGAATCAAATACGTTCTGGGTTCTTGACCCGAACTGCTCCCTGAGGCAGTCATGCCTTTCGCCAGCGGAAACGCACTGGTGATCTTCACGGAGGAGAGAACAGGTGGGATCGGCGTCGGGCAGCACAATTCCGGCGCCGTTGCCGCTGAGCTCCAGGAAGAACCGTTTGACCGGTGTCGGCTGAGGACTTGATGAGGCATTCCGGATTCCACAGTTCTGTCCCCTGATTGGGAATAGGGTTTGTTCCCGGGACACAGGACGCCCTGCTGGCCGGGCTGAGAGAACACCCATTGAGTTCGTATAGCGAAGGGATGTTGCGGATGACTATTCGACTGCTGCCTGGGCCATGCTCGAACGAGTCCGGGAGACCACGCCCCTGATCCAGCGCCTGGTCATTGCACTGGCCGGCCAGGTATTAAACTGCTGCTTCGACGGCCAGGCTGAGGCGGTCGACGCCGTGGATGGCGTCGGCGGCTCTGACCAGGGTCAGGTGTGAGAATGCTTGGGGAAAGTTGCCGGCCATCCGTCGTTCGTTCGTTGCGTATTCTTCGCTAAGCAGGCCGAGCTCGTTGGCAAACCCGACGAGTTTGTCCATGAGCATTGTTGCCTCGGCCTGACGGCCTGTGCGGGCATATTGTTCCACGAGCCAGAAAGAGCATGCGAGGAAAGGATGTTCGCCCGGTTCCAGGCCGTCAACGCCGCTCTCTGTTCGATAGCGCAGCAAGAGACCGTCGTCGGTGAGGAGTTCTTTTTCCAGCCGTGCGACTGTGCCGAGCATGTGTTCATCGTTGTAGGGGAGAAAACCGACCTGTGGAATGACGAGTAACGCAGCGTCGGTTTGGCCTCCGCCGTAGGTCTGGGTAAAGGAGTTAATCCTCCGGTCGAATCCCTCGCGCATTATCTCTTCGCGCAACCGGCCACGCAGATGCTCCCACTTCGTTATATCTCCGGATAGTCCGTGGATCCGCACTGCCCGGATCCCGCTGTTGAAGGCGGCCCACATCATCACTCGTGAGTGGGTGAAGTACTGTGCCTGGCCGCGCATTTCCCAAAGGCCGAAGTCCTTGTCATCGAAGTGTCTTTCGACGAATCCCAAGAGGGCCCGCTGAAGGGCCCAGGAGAAATGGTCTTCTTTACCTCCGGCCATACGCAGTCTTTCCAATGCCACCATCACTTCGCCGACAACATCGGCCTGGAACTGTGAAGCGGCCGCATTTCCAATGCGAACAGGCTTGGAGTTCGCATATCCGGGGAGGTGGTTGAGCTCGCGTTCAGGAAGTTCCCGTTCTCCCCCGACCCCGTACATGATCTGAATTTGCTCGGGGTTGCCGGCCAGTGCCCGAAGGAGCCAGTTGCGCCACTGAAGCGCCTCCGTTTCATAACCGTGGGTCAGCATCGATTCCAGCGTCAGGGCCGCATCGCGCAACCAGCAATACCGGTAGTCCCAGTTCCGTGATCCGCCGAAATCCTCCGGGAGGGACGTCGTGGGAGCTGCGACAATGCCGCCGGTTTCAAAATGCGTCAGGGCCCGCAGTACTAACAACGAACGTTTCACCGCACTCCCATAGGCGCCGTCTTGCCGGCAGTGGCTTCCCCAGCGGCTCCAGTACTCAGTGGCTTCTTCAAGAGCAGCATCAACGTCAACCGCTGCTGGCAGGGGGCGGTGGGAGGGGAACCACGTTAGTTCAAAATCCACCTTCTCGCCCTTTGAAATGAGGAATTTTCCCTCGTGCCCGTGCGCATGGGCTTGTGGAAGATGAGGTCCTCTTAGCGCCAGAGCATCCGGACCGGCCATGGCCAAC is part of the Arthrobacter methylotrophus genome and harbors:
- the rpe gene encoding ribulose-phosphate 3-epimerase; this translates as MSSSPRNCCINPSILSADFVNLEAELARIGNADAVHVDVMDNHFVPNLTIGLPVVERLQKVSPVPLDAHLMISNVDRWAPQFADAGLHSVTFHVEASDAPIKLARELRARGAKAGMALRPATPVEPYLDMLPELDMLLIMTVEPGFGGQAFLDVMLPKIRRARAAVEGSGVNVAIQVDGGITEETITRAAEAGANVFVAGSAVYGKPSPADAIEALRAKGQLAFASKTTTPEPRKA
- a CDS encoding ribose-5-phosphate isomerase — protein: MRVHIATDHAGMELSSHLITTLSAHGYEMVDHGPAAYDAEDDYPAFCINAATAVVADQAAGVDALGIVLGGSGNGEQIAANKVKGVRAALAWNLDTAKLARQHNNANVVAVGGRQHTVHEATELIKAFLTEPFTNAERHERRIGQIATYETTGEITN
- a CDS encoding glycoside hydrolase family 15 protein, with the translated sequence MAALIEDYALLSDLQTGPLISRDGSVDWLCFPRFDSPSVFSGIVGTDEHGRWLLAPSESGAVVVDRHYLDSTFVLQTIWETGGGSVLVTDFMPLGDNGSSLIRRVTGLAGSVEMHQELRIRPGYSTVVPWVSRVRDNAPTAAPVLLAMAGPDALALRGPHLPQAHAHGHEGKFLISKGEKVDFELTWFPSHRPLPAAVDVDAALEEATEYWSRWGSHCRQDGAYGSAVKRSLLVLRALTHFETGGIVAAPTTSLPEDFGGSRNWDYRYCWLRDAALTLESMLTHGYETEALQWRNWLLRALAGNPEQIQIMYGVGGERELPERELNHLPGYANSKPVRIGNAAASQFQADVVGEVMVALERLRMAGGKEDHFSWALQRALLGFVERHFDDKDFGLWEMRGQAQYFTHSRVMMWAAFNSGIRAVRIHGLSGDITKWEHLRGRLREEIMREGFDRRINSFTQTYGGGQTDAALLVIPQVGFLPYNDEHMLGTVARLEKELLTDDGLLLRYRTESGVDGLEPGEHPFLACSFWLVEQYARTGRQAEATMLMDKLVGFANELGLLSEEYATNERRMAGNFPQAFSHLTLVRAADAIHGVDRLSLAVEAAV